The Drosophila innubila isolate TH190305 chromosome 2L unlocalized genomic scaffold, UK_Dinn_1.0 4_B_2L, whole genome shotgun sequence genome segment gttagcgacctttcggaataggtgctgattttaCTAGCGATCCAAGCTTaacgtcatatttgcgtcgctgttgagaattctaaggtgcggcaataaaaaagtaatatcCAAAAACTTActtgttttagtacgaaacgtTCTCAGTTTTAACATCCTTTCTATCTTGAAAAAAACTACTCTAAGAACAATAAAATCTTAAGCTAGTTTAGTACAAACGACTTagttgtttctggaggtatcttaacgagactcacggattatatatttgtCATGGTCTTAAATATTCTGAAAAAGTTTGGTTAAATCGAACTACTATTTCGGATAGCTGGATGTGAAGtcagaattctaaatttaagatcgattcatactttattcaagatttttagtacacagcaatcttaaaattataagaacgaaattgaataaattcaagtactgtcgtacttaattttataatttttctgagtgtagctTTTGTGTTTTAGTTTTGCTGTGAGCCGGAAACAGACTCAATTCGAGTCGATTCGAGTCGGTTGCTCGAACACTGACCGCAATCGCATTGTGGCATTGTCCACATCAATGTAGTCGCCTCTTATTTTTGTTACCAGCTGCCTGGATTAATGGTCTGCCGCATGTTGCAGGCAAACCAAATGATGAaacacaaagcaaaaaaaaaataaaaaattgagtgAAGATTACTCTCTGAGCTTGTGTAGATTCCAAAATCCAGAGGAGTAACAACTTCAATAATTTCATTGACAAATCTTTGGCTTTTGGCACTCACAGTTAAGAAACTTAGCACAAACCACGCACTAACATAAAAGTCTAAAACTAACAAAGTTTTAAGCTCACAAACTCCAAAGAactttacacacatacaagacacacacacacacatgcattgaGCGTAtgctgaaattaaattgaagttaTTAAATCATCAATTCAATCAGACAATTAAGAAAGTTGCCAAAGTTGCAACTTTTTAGACCACATAAACTTGTCTACACATGTGGCAAGCCTCAGCTAACTCCCACTCTCATCCCTCTCATTCCTCACAGTTAAAAGTCAACATATTGCAACACTTTTGTGGCAGTGACAAACAAGTTAGACGCTAAACATTCAATTCACAAAATTTTCTGCCTCTGCTCAAAACTCAATTTACcgacaaattcaatttgtggtTGAAAGCaaactaagtaaaatttttgaaaaatttctaacaaattttctaatttgtcCACACAGAtaacatgcacacacatacacacactcagagGGGCAAGTGACAAGTGCAACGCCTGCTGAGCGCAAATAAAGTCTGTAAGACTGTAAAGCTTTGAAATGATGAGCAGCTCCTTTGAGCTTTACtttcagtgtgtgtgagtgtgtgtagtTGTGATGTGCACATGCATGTGATTGTGTGTttgattgatttcaatttcattatcGCTTTGACTTCTGTGCTTGATCCTTCAGCAACTCTCTTTTTATTCTCaccctctctcttttttaGTCTTCCTCACAGCTCGGGATTAATTGTCTAGCTGTGTGTTAGCTTGTCAGTGTCTGACCTCTGACCTCTGGGCACTGCCACTTCAACATGCAatgacaagaacaacaacaagctgccTTTCTATTGTGAActttctttagtttttgtgTCTAGTCTATAGATACTTTGACTTTGTTGTAACCAATGAGTTTAGATCTTatcttgttgtttattatatcGAATTAAAAGCCCTAtttgaaattacaaataaaattaattagttttcagATAATCTAAAATTACTTGGGTATTCTGAAAAGGGATAGTTGTtctaaaatctatttttgaatttgtaacatgattaatttaaaatttatttaaaaaaatgcactaaaaataaacgtaaaaaaaaaatgttcgcAAATTATAGAAACATCCATTATCCATGTATTGATTtaagtattatctattataatTTACTTAACACCGTAAACTTTAATAGAAGATcaaacaactaaaaaattaagagcATCGCAAATTCGTTAataaattcttattatttgCTTTCAGTCATTTGTTTACTTAGCAAAGCCAAAGTTTTCAGACAAATTCCTGAAATACTTTTGATGTTGCTAACAAGCCGGCAATTGTCTTATCAGTTGGCGTATTAACTGATGtgattatatatgtatgtatttgtgtatgaGGTTTCGATAAGCTTAATTCGAAAATTCCGAAGTGTATAACAGTACAAAATCGTGATGACTTTGATTAAACTTCAAGTCAAGTCCTTTTGCTGAACACTAATGAAAATAAcacaaatgtttgttttttttttctaattttattttgcacttttcctttggttgttgctgctgccgttttCTGAGTGAAAAGCGTGTCCTGACAGCGACCAGCATGATATTCAATTTGTGATCTTAATCAGCAGGTGTCCTGCACGTCTTTCTTTTTTCGTCTCTCTCTATTTCATTGCTTTCCTTTGCCATTTCTCGGCttcttttctcattttttcttGCAGGTTGCCTATCAACGGGgacgtcatcgtcatcattgcctttttattattttcattcggGTTTTGGCTTGCTGCCTAttaatagttgttgttgttgttgttgttgctattgctgttgttgttgtttttgttggcctTTGTCAGCTTTGTCCGTGTGCTCGTTCAACGTTGTTAGGCATTAACTTTTGTCATTTTGAGCACCCCTCAGTCAGTGAACAATGCAATGTGAATTGGCAGGACCTAGCCCAGGATCTGGCCGTCGGTTCGTCTAGACAGTCTGTTCGTTTTGAAGGGttgggagagagggagagtgggGAAGTGAGGAGATGATTGCCCGCTGCTTTTGGTCCACTGCTgtgttcatttaattaaattacaccAAATTGTTTGGGTCGTCCTTTCATTCAACTTACAGAACAAAACCAAACgaaacgacaacagcaacaaatacaacaacaacaacagcacgagcagcaacaaaagcaatcgCATAAAATGTgtagaaaattacaaaatactttgacttgaaaaaatatttgctcaaTGCCTGTTGCCTTAAAGTGTACGTAATTGCTTTGGCCGTTTTACGAAATCGAAAAACAATTTGGCTTTTAAATTATGTgcagcccacacacacacatgcacgcaaaaaaataaattcggcataaataatacaagaaacacacaaaatattgaaagataCTCGCAACAGCTGCGGcaaatgtgtatttatatattgatgCTTATATTTGTGTGCgaatgtgttgttgttgtgtatgtgtgtgtgtatgtgtgtgtgtgtgtgtgtgttgtgaaCGCTTGCAACGATTTGTGTTATTAAAGTGCAATAGATTTTGTAACTGTGAATTGAAAACGCTTTCGAAtagccaaaaaatattttttaaatgattatgAAGTtaccaaacaaaaataaattctgaaattctgaataaatgtaaaaattctACATCGAATCTATAGACTCGAAAGAGAAGTTGGAAATGAAtacgaatattttaaaacttaaacttcATACTTATAAACGTTGTGatctcataaaataaaattcctaACTGAAGATCATAGCAGCCACTGATTCTACTTATTGGTTATCTTAAGGTTTTAAGCTTTAGATaagtctataaaatatttcaaattgaaaatgcattaaatattacattttgcatttttaactctgtttttgtgatttgtagtcgaaataaatatttggaataCTACCAAATATTTCAGACTCCCTCACTGCCATTTTTCcaactcacacactcacagtcaGACAAAAGTTTTGCTAAGCCCAGCAACGTCCTACGCCCACAGCATTTGGGCCACGTTTGAAAACGTTTTACAAATTTCGTTGCCTACATTTTGGGGCAGACGTTGAGCACTCGCAAAACGcaaatcaaaatcataaaatataagttttcACTGCGTAAATTTGGAGTGTTCGCCTCGACTCGACTTTGCCACAGCTGcctaaatgttttttaatttgttttcctgttgctgttgttgctgttgatggtGTTGGCAATGCCAACTGTGCGCGATAAAGCTCAAGCTCTACTCGACTGAAAAAGTTCCTCTACTGCCAACTGTTGCCCCATGCGGCAAGCGAATGATTAATCATAGACAGAAATTCACTTGAAACGCAGCTGCAGCAATCCAAAAGTAACAAAAGTCTGTCATTCGAACAAGAAGAGTTGACAacagtaaaaaataaagtatatatagtatatatgtatatagacaAATATGGTATAAAGGTGAGAGTAACTGATGGTTAGGTAACTGCGGCTCTCATATTGATCAATCAACGTCAGTTGGCTCTTGTTGCAAAATCTATAAGCAATATGATAACCATTTGCCAATAAAGTCGACTAACTAGGCAGCTGTCTGGCATTGTCTGGCGCTGTATGGCGCTGTCTGGCGCTGTGTGGCGTTGTCTTTGTAACAACACTTTGAGTGATTTGATATGGCACATAACTGCAGCCCCCTCACTTGTCTACTAAACCTttgattgaaacaaatttCCAATAAAATCGAACGACGAACAGCATGACGGATGCGACGAAAAGCGACGTTGTTTCCCTGTTTCCCTGtttccattttctttttcaactaTTTCCCCAGCTACTGCTCTTGCTCTTTGGCTACCTTTACGGGATGCGCCAAAAAGTGTCACTTTTTATGAGCGATCATTTGTTTTGCCCCACCGTACCTACTCGATTCTATTGTACCCcctttttcatgttttattttccGCTTTCttgttgtcgattttttaCTTCTTGTTCCCTACCTATTCTTTGTTTCCTCTGTTGCTTCTGtaattttatgcttttgaCAAATTTGAGTTTAAGTGGATTACTTTTTACTCTAGGGATTTTTCTCCCTCTCCTCTATTTTCCCCTAAAGCAAAATGATTGCGTTCAATGTTTATGTAGCTgatgattaattaatttttatttctgacGCTCCTTGTGTCTGATTTTCTGAGAGACATTTGTAGcgcaattaattttcattttctttttaaggTCCGGAAAACATTAactcataaataaacaactatGTAGAAAAGAATCATAAATTCTAAAACtctttaattgctttaaattaaatattataaaagtaaacagaattaagaaatttgtttagttATAATATTTGCTGTATTCATTGCAGTTTCTCGAAACAGTTCATAGATCTGATCCTTGATCCATTCCTTGTTGTAGGGTGCATAGCTATTGGTGCTCCTCTGGAAAACCACACAGCTTATATCCACAAATGAATCAATGAAATCAAACAGCTGCGTAATACCATAAGTTATAGTTGGCATATCGGCGCTTTGACGCTTCAAATGTTCTTCGTAGATCTGGCAAATGGATTCCAGGCATTCCTTAACGCTCTCGTACTCACAGTAAGTGCGAGTTATCGGACACGGCTTCGGATGTAAGAACAGTATAGTATGGGACATGGCTCTAACCTTGCTAATAGGCagataaatcaattaattcatttagttttttatagaaataaattgataGATAGGCCTTTTACACTCACCTCAAAGTTCGAACGGAAAAGtccataattaattaagtttccTTGCCTTAAAAGAAATGGCCTACTTTCTAGTACAATTTTGAGCCATTTATGATTTATAGCTTcccaacaaataaacatatttacctattaataaaattttcaatatttgcgCTGAGAATTTTcaaagcattttaattcatactTCAAGTATCTACTTAtattatagatatagataatTGTTTCTTGAGGAACAAAATCTTAATCTCAATAAAagacttaaataattttcctgAACAGAAACACATTAGACCCTAAGCGAATCgtatttcatttgcttttgggTACAAGTTTACAGTTTTGCCGAAAACTGTCCCATGTGGACAATTAGAGGAAGAAGGGTTTTAACGTCTTAAACACGTGCGTGcgctttcaatttcatttccgTTCAGTTCTGTTTGGTTCCGTTGTAACTCGGCCCGTAATATACTTAAGTATGTAGAGCTCATAAAAGATTTAAGCGTCGTTGCCattacaaatgcaatttgcaaaaacttttgatttCGCCAGCAAGCATGACTAAAGCCTGAGGTCTGCGACCTGGGCCCAGAGGCTTTTATTAGTCTCATTAAACGAAAATGCTTGCGAGAACAGTTCCACTTTTTTTTAGGGAACCGAGTTGTGTTCTGGACAAGTTCTTGCTTTCGATTTCGCTACGGTTCTGCTTTTTCCGTGATTACAAAGTCAGCTCACGTTTTGCTACCTTTTGAGAAAGGTGCGCAGCGttgattttgaaaagttttttgtttgtgtgggGCATTGAGTAGAGGGTGGCAGGGACAAAGATTTGAATGCTTTTCACTTGACATTTTTGGTTGAAGTGGTTGTGCGGCCAGCAGGCAACGACGTGATTCGATTTGGGTTCGTTTTGCTTACTTGGCCACGCCGCCAAAGACTTTGATATACAACTTTACAATTAAGCTGGCAATGATGCGCAAACAGCCTCCACAGCCCATTGAGAACTTTGACGTGAGTTTCGTCTCCcttgaaatcaaattaaatttgccaaattatttgtaattttaaaatttgcctACAACCAAAGAGTCACTTTCATAGTCAAAAGGTAGTCTGTTGAATGCCCCACTtgatatattcatattcacagaaattcaattcaatttcccAAAATTATTTGCTTGGTTTGTTCTGTGGCTTCCACAAAATTGTTTGGCAGAGCACATGACTGTGGCCTGAGACTGAAACTCAAACTTGGGGCTTTCTCTTCATTATCGCTTGAAGCTCTGGGTAACCATAACtgatttctctctctctctctttctctctctctggctctTTATCTATCCCTGTTACTGGTTGGCCGCAATGCCTTGGTATTCGTACAGAATTTCCTTTATGACAAATCATtgaattgtaattgaaatCTTGGCCTAAATGACCATAGCAGTATGGCTTTAACCAAAATCGTcaactgctgcaactgtttgtctttgtttt includes the following:
- the LOC117781422 gene encoding protein enhancer of rudimentary-like; the protein is MSHTILFLHPKPCPITRTYCEYESVKECLESICQIYEEHLKRQSADMPTITYGITQLFDFIDSFVDISCVVFQRSTNSYAPYNKEWIKDQIYELFRETAMNTANIITKQIS